One Actinoplanes missouriensis 431 DNA segment encodes these proteins:
- a CDS encoding PAS domain S-box protein produces MAQNAISADERAELERLRQVIATGPTGLVSIDEAGLITVWNPAATRLLGWETDEVVGKPLTETLIPAELRDAHTAGMARYMATGRPAVIGHPVSLPALHRDGSRVEIELTIWPSWVQGQRHFYAFLRDTSEQRAAAERAARRTDALLSTIEAQRAVTLATHDRNLALRVVAEQAVTVFPAADGAAVELLQGDELVYTSGAGTMIEYAGYRLPVGGSVSGLAVLDRKATCSGDTRVDPRADRDACRRLHARSLCVAPLYYGDHVIGVLKVTSAKRDAFDDDDVHQLELLATGLASALMHADDYARRVRALKALEASETRFRLTFENSPLGLALSSVDPAMFGRYLQVNPAMTAITGYTAEELTRMSFRDLQHPDDGPATETSLRRMVAEGVDTIRTEKRYRHKDGRTIWVDVRIAVVRESGGVASYVVVQAEDVTAQRAADARLRQQAKLLETIPAAIIVRDMDGTIEWWNSGAATLYGWSLDAARGKPTHRLLGTTFLGEGSFAEQSAALAADGRWEGQLQHLTATGRTVTVLSRQVVHQSDGPPHVLEINTDITAARAAEQALALNEQRFRAQFTHSAAGQAIRALDGTLIAVNKAFARMLGRRPEDLVGRIVDEEVMTPEDRRAAHQQIAALFAGEFDSYTQEIQVRHADGRLVDIESTVSLVRDADGRPKHLILVCTDTSARRAAERARDQAAATLAERNAELETANALKLDIIGMLGHEISNPLSAILGYSDLLADDLPPETPHGRSIAIINRHAQRLDDIVREMIAMVTIDTGNIHAVRQRLSVRHELEQVLEGPGVPVVGEDAEILFHPGHLQQILLNLLSNADKYAGGATRIRIHSDARRVYLRLEDSGPGVPEDFCPRLFDRLARADRDARTVRGTGLGLYIVRSLARANNGDVHHEPNPAGGSFFILEADPAGPA; encoded by the coding sequence GTGGCCCAGAACGCGATCAGCGCGGACGAGCGAGCCGAACTGGAACGGCTCCGCCAAGTCATCGCCACCGGCCCGACCGGACTCGTCTCGATCGACGAGGCCGGGCTGATCACGGTCTGGAATCCGGCCGCCACCCGCCTGCTCGGCTGGGAGACCGACGAGGTCGTCGGCAAGCCGCTCACCGAGACGCTGATCCCCGCCGAGCTGCGCGACGCGCACACCGCCGGAATGGCCCGCTACATGGCCACCGGCCGGCCGGCGGTGATCGGTCACCCGGTGAGCCTGCCGGCGCTGCACCGCGACGGGTCCCGCGTCGAGATCGAGCTGACCATCTGGCCGTCCTGGGTGCAGGGGCAGCGGCACTTCTACGCGTTCCTGCGGGACACCTCGGAGCAGCGGGCGGCTGCCGAGCGGGCGGCCCGGCGCACCGACGCGCTGCTCTCCACGATCGAGGCGCAGCGGGCCGTCACGCTCGCCACCCACGACCGGAACCTGGCCCTGCGGGTCGTCGCCGAGCAGGCCGTGACGGTCTTCCCGGCCGCCGACGGCGCCGCGGTCGAGCTGCTCCAGGGCGACGAGCTCGTCTACACGTCCGGCGCGGGCACCATGATCGAGTACGCCGGGTACCGCTTGCCCGTCGGCGGATCAGTCAGCGGCCTGGCCGTCCTCGATCGCAAGGCGACCTGCTCCGGGGACACCCGGGTAGATCCGCGAGCGGACCGCGACGCCTGCCGGCGGCTCCACGCACGGTCGCTCTGCGTCGCGCCGCTCTACTACGGCGACCACGTGATCGGCGTGCTCAAGGTGACGAGCGCGAAGCGGGACGCGTTCGACGACGACGACGTGCACCAACTGGAGCTGCTCGCCACCGGGCTGGCGTCAGCGCTCATGCACGCCGACGACTACGCCCGGCGGGTCCGGGCCTTGAAGGCGCTCGAGGCGAGCGAGACCCGGTTCCGGCTGACCTTCGAGAACTCGCCGCTCGGACTCGCCCTGTCCAGCGTCGACCCCGCCATGTTCGGCCGATATCTCCAGGTCAACCCCGCGATGACAGCGATCACCGGGTACACCGCCGAGGAGCTGACCCGGATGAGCTTCCGGGATCTGCAGCATCCGGACGACGGGCCGGCGACGGAGACCTCGCTGCGCCGGATGGTCGCCGAGGGCGTCGACACGATCCGGACCGAGAAGCGGTACCGGCACAAGGACGGGCGCACCATCTGGGTGGACGTCCGGATCGCGGTGGTCCGCGAGTCCGGTGGCGTGGCGTCCTACGTCGTGGTGCAGGCGGAGGACGTCACCGCGCAGCGCGCCGCCGACGCGCGTCTGCGTCAGCAGGCGAAACTGCTGGAGACGATCCCCGCCGCGATCATCGTGCGGGACATGGACGGCACCATCGAGTGGTGGAACTCCGGCGCCGCCACGCTGTACGGCTGGTCGCTCGACGCCGCCCGCGGCAAGCCCACGCACCGGCTGCTCGGCACTACGTTCCTCGGCGAGGGTTCGTTCGCCGAGCAGTCCGCGGCGCTCGCCGCCGACGGCCGCTGGGAGGGTCAGCTGCAGCATCTGACCGCCACCGGCCGTACGGTCACGGTGCTCAGCCGCCAGGTCGTCCACCAGTCCGACGGGCCGCCGCACGTCCTGGAGATCAACACCGACATCACCGCGGCGCGCGCCGCCGAGCAGGCCCTCGCGCTCAACGAGCAGCGGTTCCGGGCCCAGTTCACGCACTCCGCCGCCGGTCAGGCGATCCGTGCCCTCGACGGGACGCTGATCGCCGTGAACAAGGCGTTCGCCCGGATGCTCGGCCGCCGCCCGGAGGACCTGGTCGGCCGGATCGTCGACGAGGAGGTGATGACGCCGGAGGACAGGCGTGCCGCGCACCAGCAGATCGCCGCGCTCTTCGCCGGCGAGTTCGACTCGTACACGCAGGAGATCCAGGTCCGCCACGCCGACGGCCGGCTGGTCGACATCGAGTCCACGGTCTCGCTGGTCCGCGACGCCGACGGCCGCCCGAAGCACCTCATCCTGGTCTGCACCGACACGTCCGCGCGCCGTGCCGCGGAACGCGCCCGCGACCAGGCGGCCGCCACCCTGGCCGAGCGCAACGCCGAACTGGAGACCGCCAACGCCCTCAAGCTCGACATCATCGGCATGCTCGGGCACGAGATCAGCAACCCGCTGTCGGCGATCCTCGGCTACAGCGACCTGCTCGCCGACGACCTGCCGCCGGAGACCCCGCACGGCCGGTCGATCGCGATCATCAACCGGCACGCGCAGCGTCTCGACGACATCGTCCGCGAGATGATCGCCATGGTCACCATCGACACCGGCAACATCCACGCGGTACGGCAGAGGCTCTCGGTGCGCCACGAGCTGGAGCAGGTGCTCGAGGGGCCGGGCGTTCCCGTGGTCGGCGAGGACGCGGAGATCCTCTTCCACCCCGGCCACCTGCAGCAGATTCTGCTCAACCTGCTCTCCAACGCCGACAAGTACGCCGGTGGCGCCACCCGGATCCGTATCCACTCCGACGCCCGCCGGGTCTACCTGCGACTGGAGGACAGCGGCCCGGGCGTCCCCGAGGATTTCTGCCCGCGCCTCTTCGACCGTCTCGCCCGCGCCGACCGCGACGCCCGCACCGTCCGCGGAACCGGCCTGGGGCTCTACATCGTCCGCAGCCTGGCCCGCGCCAACAACGGCGACGTCCACCACGAGCCGAATCCCGCGGGCGGATCATTCTTCATCCTCGAAGCCGACCCCGCCGGGCCGGCGTGA
- a CDS encoding helix-turn-helix domain-containing protein — protein MAILEAASEVLTRSEGFALMPEIARRAGVGQATLYRHFADRHALLAGVIGHQLERLETHAAHTDFRRLLRETLHSLITLRGLVSLARRLDPAMQERFLQRVVAAFAVPLRRARESGHVRADLVPEDLVLLFAMVQAVAETTRDVTAARAAADRSVDLVLEGVFRPAA, from the coding sequence GTGGCCATCCTCGAGGCCGCGAGCGAGGTCCTGACCCGCAGCGAGGGCTTCGCCCTGATGCCCGAGATCGCCCGCCGGGCCGGCGTAGGTCAGGCCACGCTCTACCGTCACTTCGCCGACCGGCACGCCCTGCTCGCCGGCGTGATCGGCCACCAGCTGGAGCGGCTGGAGACGCACGCGGCGCACACCGATTTCCGCCGCCTGCTCCGCGAGACCCTGCACTCCCTGATCACCCTGCGCGGCCTGGTCAGCCTGGCCCGCCGGCTCGATCCGGCGATGCAGGAGCGGTTCCTGCAGAGGGTCGTCGCCGCGTTCGCCGTGCCGCTGCGCCGGGCTCGCGAGTCCGGGCACGTCCGCGCCGACCTGGTCCCGGAGGATCTGGTGCTGCTCTTCGCGATGGTCCAGGCCGTCGCCGAGACGACGCGCGACGTGACGGCCGCCCGGGCCGCCGCGGACCGATCGGTCGACCTGGTGCTGGAGGGAGTGTTCCGCCCCGCCGCCTGA
- a CDS encoding TetR/AcrR family transcriptional regulator, producing the protein MRTARDRVVAAALELFAEHGVSGTSLQMIADRMGVTKAAVYHQFPTKEEIVLAVIDPIMEGLQPIATEAARRRTTAARRRYILGAAIDEIVRHRRLAAVLSFDPVVTRLVRRHPAMSTITRLVDLLTGPDPSPATRVDVLMVAGGLVMAGAEPSLSDLPDETLKNHLYQTSLRTLRTKPI; encoded by the coding sequence ATGCGCACCGCACGGGACCGGGTCGTGGCCGCAGCCTTGGAGCTCTTCGCCGAGCACGGCGTCAGCGGCACGTCGCTGCAGATGATCGCCGATCGGATGGGCGTCACGAAGGCGGCGGTCTACCACCAGTTCCCCACCAAGGAGGAGATCGTCCTGGCGGTCATCGACCCGATCATGGAGGGTCTGCAGCCGATCGCCACCGAGGCCGCCCGGCGCCGCACCACCGCCGCCCGCCGCCGTTACATCCTGGGCGCCGCCATCGACGAGATCGTCCGGCACCGCCGCCTGGCCGCCGTCCTCAGCTTCGACCCGGTCGTCACCCGCCTGGTCCGCCGCCACCCCGCCATGTCCACGATCACCCGGCTGGTCGACCTGCTCACCGGCCCCGACCCCTCCCCCGCCACCAGGGTCGACGTCCTCATGGTCGCCGGCGGCCTGGTGATGGCCGGCGCCGAGCCGTCCCTGTCCGACCTACCCGACGAAACCCTGAAAAACCACCTCTACCAGACCTCGCTGCGCACCCTCCGCACCAAACCGATCTAG
- a CDS encoding FAD-dependent oxidoreductase, translating to MAFDREIDVLVVGTGAAGLTAAIAAADAGAKVLVVESTGKWGGTTALSGGGLWMPTNPLIRGEDSVEKALTYMEAAIGDAGPASSPERRRAFVETVPEVYALLSRLGVRWVASHDYPDYYPDRPGGMVGRGIEVEPFDTKKLGDWFATFRGRDSMPAPLKTDDVWLLSRAWSTPSGFVRGARFVFRALFGLLSGKRLFGIGSALTASLFTIVRNQGTEVLLNTPLTELIVEDGAVAGAVAGSLRIKASKVILGAGGFARNTAWREKYHGVSGYSSAADGDTGDVIRIAADAGARLELMDDAWWGASVPLPDGHHQFVLSERSMPYSIVVNQLGDRYTNESASYIDFGHAMLEAEKANPSWLILDVRHRRRYLFNAFLTGTKKLREAGIVRSADTIEDLAGLLGMEPARLRATVERFNTFARSGVDADFGRGRTVYDNYYGDPTVKPNPNLGALAKGPFTAVQLVPGDLGTKGGLLTDEYGAVVGVSGLYAAGNTTASVMGRTYPGPGSTIAPAVVFGYRAGRAATADLLTR from the coding sequence GTGGCGTTTGACCGTGAGATCGATGTGCTCGTGGTGGGTACCGGTGCGGCCGGGCTGACCGCCGCGATCGCCGCCGCCGACGCGGGGGCGAAGGTCCTCGTCGTGGAGAGCACCGGCAAGTGGGGCGGCACCACGGCGCTCAGCGGCGGCGGGCTGTGGATGCCGACGAACCCGCTGATCCGTGGCGAGGACTCGGTGGAGAAGGCGCTCACCTACATGGAGGCGGCGATCGGCGACGCCGGGCCGGCCAGTTCCCCGGAGCGCCGGAGGGCTTTCGTGGAGACGGTTCCCGAGGTGTACGCCCTGCTCAGCCGCCTGGGCGTGCGATGGGTCGCCTCGCACGACTACCCGGACTACTACCCGGACCGGCCGGGCGGCATGGTCGGGCGGGGCATCGAGGTCGAGCCGTTCGACACCAAGAAGCTGGGTGACTGGTTCGCGACGTTCCGCGGGCGGGACAGCATGCCGGCGCCGCTGAAGACCGACGACGTGTGGCTGCTGTCGCGGGCCTGGTCGACGCCGAGCGGATTCGTGCGTGGCGCCCGGTTCGTCTTCCGGGCGCTGTTCGGGCTGCTCAGCGGGAAGCGGCTGTTCGGGATCGGGTCGGCGCTGACGGCGAGCCTGTTCACGATCGTGCGGAACCAGGGGACCGAGGTGCTGCTCAACACGCCGCTGACCGAGCTGATCGTGGAGGACGGTGCGGTGGCCGGGGCGGTTGCCGGAAGTCTGCGGATCAAGGCGTCCAAGGTGATCCTCGGGGCGGGCGGGTTCGCCCGTAATACCGCCTGGCGGGAGAAGTATCACGGGGTGAGCGGCTACAGCTCCGCCGCCGACGGCGACACCGGTGACGTCATCCGGATCGCGGCCGACGCGGGCGCGCGGCTGGAGCTCATGGACGACGCCTGGTGGGGAGCGTCGGTGCCGCTGCCGGACGGGCATCACCAGTTCGTCCTCTCCGAGCGGTCGATGCCGTACAGCATCGTGGTGAACCAGCTCGGCGACCGGTACACCAACGAGTCCGCCAGCTACATCGACTTCGGTCACGCCATGCTGGAGGCGGAGAAGGCGAACCCGAGCTGGCTGATCCTGGACGTGCGGCACCGGCGGCGCTACCTGTTCAACGCGTTCCTGACCGGCACCAAGAAGCTGCGCGAGGCGGGCATCGTGCGCTCCGCGGACACGATCGAGGATCTCGCCGGGTTGCTCGGCATGGAGCCGGCCCGGCTGCGGGCCACGGTCGAGCGGTTCAACACCTTCGCCCGCAGCGGCGTGGACGCCGACTTCGGCCGGGGCCGGACCGTCTACGACAACTATTACGGCGACCCGACCGTGAAGCCCAACCCGAACCTCGGCGCGCTCGCGAAGGGCCCGTTCACCGCGGTCCAGCTGGTCCCCGGCGACCTCGGCACGAAGGGTGGTCTGCTCACCGACGAGTATGGCGCGGTGGTCGGGGTTTCCGGGCTCTACGCGGCGGGAAACACCACGGCGTCGGTGATGGGCCGGACCTATCCGGGACCCGGTTCGACGATCGCTCCGGCGGTGGTCTTCGGGTACCGGGCGGGCAGGGCAGCAACGGCGGACCTGCTCACCCGGTAA
- a CDS encoding hemolysin family protein, with amino-acid sequence MGGYGWQVVLVVVLVLLNAAFSGSEMALISLREGQLQRLEKQSRTGRTLAKLARDPNRFLATIQIGITLAGFLASAAAAVSLAQPLIDPLSFLGSAAESVAIVLVTIVLTFFTLVVGELAPKRIAMQRAEGWAMLVARPLDVIATLSRPVIWLLGKTTDLVVQLAGVDPNAGREEVSTEEIRDMVAQQQDFTAEQRTIISGAFEIADRILREILVPRRDVLILPADTPAVEALDRLVAGGHSRAPVTGPMGLDDVLGVVHLRDLIGASGPVRDYMFNPLFLPETLKVSDAMRQLRAQHQQFAMVVDERGAIDGIVTMEDLVEEVVGEIYDETDRDVQSVIREDDGAMLLPGTFPIHDLPDIGVDIEELDAGDYTTVAGLVLARLGHIPTEPGETVTIDGHAAEVVEITGRAITRLRLRPLAEKPAEEEDAHV; translated from the coding sequence GTGGGCGGATACGGTTGGCAAGTTGTCCTCGTCGTAGTGCTTGTCCTGCTCAACGCGGCTTTCTCCGGCAGCGAGATGGCACTCATCTCGCTCCGCGAAGGCCAGCTGCAGAGGCTGGAGAAGCAGTCACGCACCGGGAGGACGCTCGCCAAACTGGCGCGGGATCCGAACCGGTTCCTGGCCACCATTCAGATCGGCATCACGCTTGCCGGCTTCCTGGCCTCGGCGGCCGCCGCGGTCTCGCTGGCCCAGCCGCTGATCGACCCGCTGAGCTTCCTCGGCTCCGCCGCGGAGTCGGTGGCCATCGTGCTCGTCACCATCGTGCTGACCTTCTTCACCCTGGTCGTCGGTGAGCTGGCGCCCAAGCGGATCGCCATGCAGCGCGCCGAGGGCTGGGCCATGCTCGTCGCCCGGCCGCTCGACGTCATCGCGACGCTGAGCCGCCCGGTGATCTGGCTGCTCGGCAAGACCACCGACCTGGTGGTGCAGCTGGCCGGCGTCGACCCGAACGCGGGTCGTGAGGAGGTCAGCACCGAGGAGATCCGCGACATGGTCGCCCAGCAGCAGGACTTCACGGCCGAGCAGCGCACCATCATCAGCGGCGCGTTCGAGATCGCCGACCGGATCCTGCGGGAGATCCTGGTGCCCCGCCGCGACGTGCTCATCCTGCCGGCCGACACGCCCGCCGTGGAGGCCCTGGACCGGCTGGTCGCAGGCGGTCACTCGCGGGCGCCGGTGACCGGTCCGATGGGGCTCGACGACGTGCTCGGCGTGGTCCACCTGCGTGACCTGATCGGCGCGTCCGGCCCGGTCCGCGACTACATGTTCAACCCGCTGTTCCTGCCGGAGACCCTCAAGGTGTCCGACGCGATGCGCCAGCTGCGCGCCCAGCACCAGCAGTTCGCCATGGTGGTGGACGAGCGCGGCGCGATCGACGGCATCGTGACCATGGAGGACCTGGTCGAGGAGGTCGTCGGCGAGATCTACGACGAGACCGACCGGGACGTGCAGTCGGTGATCCGGGAGGACGACGGGGCGATGCTGCTGCCCGGCACGTTCCCGATCCACGACCTGCCGGACATCGGGGTCGACATCGAGGAGCTCGACGCGGGCGACTACACCACTGTCGCCGGCCTGGTCCTCGCGCGGCTGGGTCACATCCCCACCGAGCCGGGCGAGACGGTCACCATCGACGGCCACGCCGCCGAGGTCGTGGAGATCACAGGGCGGGCCATCACCCGGTTGCGCCTGCGTCCGCTGGCGGAGAAGCCGGCGGAGGAGGAGGACGCTCACGTCTGA
- a CDS encoding SLC13 family permease, whose protein sequence is MIISLALLGAVLAFAVARPRGLPEAAAAVPAALLAVVLGLVTPAAALHEVRELAPTVAFLAAVLVLAFAAEKHGVFSYAGAIVARSGKGRPRRLLTAVFGAAALTTAVLSLDATVVLLTPVVFAVAARAGVRPRPHAYACNHLANSASLLLPVSNLTNLLAFAASGLTFAGFAALMAAPWIAVIAVEYLIFQFFFARDLAEPPAAEPAPPGPAPRYALAVLGVTLAGFAALQPLGVSPAWVAFGGAVLLAVPLLRRRSITARALLVEANPAFCAFVLGLGVVVLAVRDNGLGEWVDRLVPQHDDLLGLLGVAVLAAVLANLLNNLPATLVLLPAVSSSPGLLLAVLIGVNVGPNLTYVGSLATLLWRRILHTRDAAPRAGEFVRLGAVTVPLGLVAGVTALWAGLHLSGV, encoded by the coding sequence ATGATCATCTCGCTGGCGCTACTCGGCGCGGTGCTCGCTTTCGCGGTGGCGCGGCCTCGGGGACTTCCCGAGGCCGCTGCCGCGGTTCCCGCGGCGTTGCTGGCCGTGGTGCTCGGCCTGGTCACCCCGGCGGCGGCCCTCCATGAGGTACGGGAACTCGCACCGACCGTGGCATTCCTGGCAGCCGTGCTGGTCCTGGCGTTCGCGGCGGAGAAACACGGCGTGTTCAGCTACGCCGGGGCGATCGTGGCCCGCTCCGGCAAGGGCCGGCCGCGCCGCCTGCTCACCGCGGTCTTCGGCGCTGCCGCGCTGACCACCGCCGTGCTCAGCCTGGACGCCACCGTCGTGCTGCTCACCCCGGTGGTCTTCGCGGTGGCGGCCCGCGCCGGAGTCCGCCCCCGCCCGCACGCCTACGCCTGCAACCACCTGGCGAACTCGGCGTCCCTGCTGCTGCCGGTCTCCAACCTGACGAACCTGCTGGCGTTCGCGGCGAGCGGCCTGACCTTCGCCGGCTTCGCGGCGCTGATGGCCGCACCCTGGATCGCCGTGATCGCGGTCGAATACCTGATCTTCCAGTTCTTCTTCGCCCGGGACCTGGCCGAACCGCCGGCGGCGGAACCAGCCCCGCCCGGACCGGCGCCGCGCTACGCCCTCGCGGTCCTGGGGGTGACATTGGCCGGGTTCGCCGCGTTGCAACCGCTCGGGGTCTCGCCGGCCTGGGTGGCGTTCGGCGGGGCGGTGCTGCTGGCCGTGCCGTTGCTGCGGCGGCGCTCGATCACGGCGCGGGCTCTGCTGGTCGAGGCGAACCCGGCGTTCTGCGCGTTCGTGCTGGGTCTGGGGGTGGTGGTGCTCGCGGTCCGGGACAACGGGCTCGGTGAGTGGGTGGACCGCCTGGTGCCGCAGCACGACGATCTGCTGGGGTTGCTGGGCGTGGCCGTGCTCGCGGCCGTACTGGCGAACCTGCTGAACAACCTGCCGGCCACGCTGGTGCTCCTGCCGGCCGTGTCGTCGTCGCCGGGGCTGCTGCTGGCGGTGCTGATCGGCGTGAACGTGGGACCGAACCTGACGTATGTGGGGTCGCTGGCGACCCTGCTGTGGCGGCGGATCCTGCACACGCGGGACGCGGCGCCGCGGGCGGGGGAATTCGTCCGGCTGGGCGCGGTGACGGTGCCGCTGGGGCTGGTGGCGGGGGTTACGGCGTTGTGGGCGGGGCTGCACCTGTCCGGCGTTTAG
- the kdpF gene encoding K(+)-transporting ATPase subunit F: protein MSAVNLVGLVLAVVLAAFLVAALLFPEKF, encoded by the coding sequence ATGAGCGCCGTCAATCTGGTCGGCCTGGTGCTGGCTGTCGTGCTGGCCGCCTTCCTGGTCGCCGCCCTGCTCTTCCCGGAGAAGTTCTGA
- the kdpA gene encoding potassium-transporting ATPase subunit KdpA, translating into MAGWMFVLSLVAAIVVVHRPFGDYMYRVVSGTRHTVVERAVYRTVGVDAAAGQTWGVYARSVLAFSAVSLLFLYLFLRVQDALWLSLGLPAVTDHIAWNTAVSFVTNTNWQAYSGESTMGHLAQMAGLAVQNFVSAAVGIAVAVALIRGIAARKKTTLGNFWVDLTRITLRILLPVCVLATVVFMIAGMVQNLSGGTEISTLTGGTQHITGGPVASQEAIKELGTNGGGFYNANSAHPFENPTTWTNWLEIFLILLIPFSLPRVFGRMVGQNRQGYAIAAVMAVLALGSIALTVGFETHGAGTVPQAVGAAMEGKETRYGVTNSAVFAAATTLTSTGAVNSFHDSYTSLGGMMPMVNMMLGEVAPGGVGSGLYGMLILAVITVFVAGLMVGRTPEYLGKKIGAREMKLASLYFLVTPIVVLAGTAAAFATGNNATALNSGPHGLSEVLYAFTSAANNNGSAFAGITVNTGWWDTALGLAMLLGRFLPLILVLALAGSLAKQQPAPESEGTLPTHQPLFVGMVAGVTVVLVALTFLPALALGPLAEGLS; encoded by the coding sequence ATGGCCGGCTGGATGTTCGTGTTGTCGCTGGTCGCGGCGATCGTCGTGGTGCACCGGCCGTTCGGCGACTACATGTACCGCGTGGTGTCCGGCACCCGGCACACCGTGGTGGAGAGGGCGGTCTACCGGACTGTCGGCGTGGACGCGGCCGCCGGGCAGACCTGGGGTGTCTACGCCCGGTCGGTGCTGGCGTTCTCGGCCGTCTCGCTGCTCTTCCTCTACCTCTTCCTGCGCGTGCAGGACGCGCTCTGGCTCTCCCTCGGGCTGCCGGCCGTGACCGACCACATCGCCTGGAACACCGCGGTCAGTTTCGTGACGAACACGAACTGGCAGGCGTACTCCGGTGAGTCCACGATGGGTCATCTGGCGCAGATGGCCGGGCTCGCCGTGCAGAACTTCGTCTCGGCGGCGGTCGGCATCGCGGTCGCGGTGGCGCTGATCCGGGGGATCGCGGCCCGGAAGAAGACCACGCTCGGCAACTTCTGGGTCGATTTGACCCGGATCACGCTGCGGATCCTGCTGCCGGTCTGCGTGCTCGCCACAGTCGTTTTCATGATCGCCGGGATGGTGCAGAACCTTTCCGGGGGTACGGAGATCAGCACGCTGACCGGCGGGACACAGCACATCACCGGCGGGCCGGTCGCCTCCCAGGAGGCGATCAAGGAGCTCGGCACGAACGGCGGCGGCTTCTACAACGCCAACTCGGCGCACCCGTTCGAGAACCCGACGACGTGGACCAACTGGCTGGAGATCTTCCTGATCCTGCTGATCCCGTTCAGCCTGCCGCGGGTGTTCGGCCGGATGGTCGGCCAGAACCGGCAGGGCTACGCGATCGCCGCGGTGATGGCCGTCCTCGCGCTCGGCAGCATCGCGCTGACCGTGGGGTTCGAGACGCACGGCGCCGGTACGGTCCCGCAGGCGGTGGGCGCGGCCATGGAGGGCAAGGAGACCAGGTACGGGGTGACGAACTCGGCTGTCTTCGCGGCGGCCACGACGCTCACCTCGACCGGCGCGGTCAACTCGTTCCACGACTCGTACACGTCGCTCGGCGGCATGATGCCGATGGTCAACATGATGCTCGGCGAGGTCGCGCCCGGCGGTGTCGGCTCCGGCCTCTACGGCATGCTGATCCTCGCCGTGATCACGGTCTTCGTCGCCGGCCTGATGGTCGGCCGCACCCCGGAGTACCTGGGCAAGAAGATCGGCGCCCGGGAGATGAAGCTGGCGTCGCTCTACTTCCTGGTGACACCGATCGTGGTGCTCGCCGGGACCGCGGCGGCGTTCGCCACCGGCAACAACGCGACGGCGCTGAACAGCGGACCCCACGGCCTCTCCGAGGTCCTGTACGCGTTCACCAGCGCCGCCAACAACAACGGCTCCGCCTTCGCCGGCATCACGGTGAACACCGGCTGGTGGGACACCGCGCTCGGCCTCGCCATGCTGCTCGGCCGGTTCCTGCCGCTGATCCTGGTCCTGGCGCTGGCCGGATCCCTGGCGAAGCAGCAGCCGGCGCCCGAGTCCGAGGGCACGCTCCCCACCCACCAGCCGCTCTTCGTCGGCATGGTCGCCGGGGTGACCGTCGTGCTCGTCGCGCTCACCTTCCTTCCCGCTCTCGCTCTCGGA